A single Methanospirillum lacunae DNA region contains:
- a CDS encoding ComEC/Rec2 family competence protein has translation MSLSYAFIGLLVIFFIIFPVSADLKVHFLDVNEGDAVLLQADGKNMLIDAGTANSGNLTKYYLHSLGITTLDQVLLTSPEEGKSGALTNILNTTPTREYFDGGWNVSDGSYRDVLTMIDEENISHTTVRKGNEVPFAEGVNISIISSEPDGNTGAETLIPLITYGNIRFLLMGKEQTVPGNVSAQILRVADHGSRQGTDPGFVMNVHPDIAIVSSGDGNPDGNPNQNTLNILQTVGAKFMRTDIDGTITISTDGTIYSVGNLRMEPEITLSLVSVVETRAPV, from the coding sequence ATGTCATTATCGTATGCTTTTATTGGTCTTTTAGTTATTTTTTTTATTATATTTCCCGTTTCTGCTGATCTCAAAGTTCATTTTCTTGACGTAAATGAAGGTGATGCAGTATTATTGCAGGCTGATGGAAAAAATATGTTAATTGATGCCGGAACAGCTAATTCCGGAAATCTCACAAAATACTATCTTCATTCACTTGGAATAACAACTCTGGATCAGGTACTTCTGACCAGTCCGGAAGAAGGAAAATCAGGTGCTTTAACAAATATTCTCAATACTACCCCGACCAGGGAATACTTTGATGGAGGATGGAATGTATCTGATGGTTCATACCGGGATGTCCTCACAATGATAGATGAAGAAAATATTTCACATACAACAGTCAGAAAAGGAAATGAAGTACCATTTGCCGAAGGAGTGAATATCTCTATCATCAGTTCTGAACCTGATGGCAACACCGGGGCAGAGACCCTGATCCCCCTGATTACGTACGGTAATATCCGGTTCCTTCTCATGGGTAAAGAACAGACAGTTCCTGGTAATGTAAGTGCCCAGATTTTGAGAGTAGCTGATCATGGATCAAGGCAGGGAACAGATCCTGGGTTTGTTATGAACGTCCATCCAGATATTGCCATAGTCAGTAGTGGTGACGGAAATCCTGATGGAAATCCAAACCAGAATACTCTCAACATTCTTCAGACAGTAGGAGCGAAGTTCATGAGAACAGACATAGATGGAACCATCACAATCAGTACTGATGGAACTATTTATTCAGTTGGAAATCTCAGAATGGAGCCTGAGATTACCCTCTCGCTTGTAAGTGTAGTTGAAACCAGAGCGCCGGTATAA
- a CDS encoding potassium channel family protein, producing MNFLKKFIIRTKTRIIHSYHLQLLLYLLAFFLVILSYVLIFWFYYPIYEGKEVSLMKSLLFVMETITTVGYGEFVPFKTDQMAFVAIIIMSSGIVAFFGIINILITPMIQSRIRPTPPQKLSFIPREHVVIFGYSRVIQEVIDNLKVIGTTVVLIEADQDRALQLATKMAPDIQVIWGDYHEEKTWKAAGVTQAGYIILFLEERISARVTLGIKKISSTEIIAVITDNSLEKYLKICGADQVISTKDILGAITALHALLNVDPAILENSELMKDVLTKTSTVLGSCQIVRIPIIRKSCAIGRTLGDLHLPEKFQFTPFAIMDKGQIILFPPDSFVLKESSVLILLGNNANLFKMVMNQFITPHKKQLTAIIAGYGDMGMMINRDLTKLGIVTRTIDSNISSNPTILGSAEKEEVLIEAGVNDAHFLLVVTNDDDINLFTTLMARELNPDLTIFCRANDPESVSWMYQAGADYVINVPTIIAQALGRLILYDSSQVLMNMRGENLLVVRYYDIKSTEITCTKAIKTVTGSSVIAIDHSGDLIFPGNTDHEIVPGDAVYSFGTPDQISRFIGFL from the coding sequence ATGAATTTCCTTAAAAAATTTATCATCCGAACAAAAACCCGGATTATTCATTCATATCACCTGCAATTACTCCTCTACCTGTTAGCCTTTTTTCTGGTAATCTTATCGTACGTTTTGATTTTCTGGTTCTATTATCCAATATATGAGGGAAAAGAAGTCTCCCTGATGAAATCTCTCCTCTTTGTCATGGAGACAATTACTACCGTTGGGTACGGAGAGTTTGTTCCATTTAAAACAGACCAGATGGCATTTGTTGCCATCATTATTATGTCCTCCGGGATTGTTGCATTCTTCGGGATCATCAATATTCTTATTACACCGATGATACAATCGCGAATAAGACCAACTCCGCCACAAAAACTCTCATTCATTCCTAGAGAACACGTAGTAATATTTGGGTATTCTCGCGTTATTCAGGAGGTTATTGATAACCTGAAAGTCATCGGAACAACCGTAGTACTTATAGAAGCTGATCAGGATCGGGCATTGCAACTTGCAACGAAGATGGCTCCTGATATTCAGGTTATCTGGGGAGATTACCATGAAGAGAAGACATGGAAGGCAGCCGGTGTCACTCAGGCCGGATACATCATCCTCTTTCTAGAAGAGCGGATAAGTGCACGGGTCACACTTGGAATTAAAAAGATCTCATCAACAGAGATCATTGCAGTTATTACCGACAATTCACTTGAAAAATACCTGAAAATATGTGGTGCTGATCAGGTCATTTCGACTAAGGATATTCTCGGTGCCATAACTGCTCTGCATGCATTACTCAATGTGGACCCTGCTATCCTGGAAAATAGTGAACTGATGAAAGATGTCCTTACTAAGACTTCCACTGTTTTGGGATCTTGTCAGATTGTCCGCATTCCCATTATTCGTAAAAGTTGTGCGATAGGTAGAACCCTTGGCGACCTTCATCTACCGGAAAAATTTCAATTCACTCCGTTTGCTATTATGGATAAAGGACAGATTATATTATTCCCACCAGATTCATTCGTCCTCAAAGAATCATCTGTCCTCATCCTCCTTGGAAATAATGCAAATCTTTTTAAAATGGTTATGAATCAATTCATTACTCCTCATAAAAAACAACTCACTGCTATCATCGCAGGATATGGAGATATGGGGATGATGATAAATCGTGATCTGACAAAACTGGGTATTGTAACCCGGACAATTGATTCAAATATATCATCAAATCCGACCATTCTTGGGAGTGCCGAAAAAGAAGAAGTTCTGATAGAAGCCGGAGTTAATGATGCACACTTTCTTCTGGTAGTCACCAATGACGATGATATCAATCTTTTTACCACTCTTATGGCACGGGAGTTGAATCCGGATCTGACAATTTTCTGTCGGGCAAATGATCCTGAGTCTGTCTCCTGGATGTACCAGGCAGGAGCTGATTATGTCATTAATGTCCCAACAATTATAGCCCAGGCTCTGGGTAGACTTATTCTCTACGACTCATCCCAGGTACTGATGAATATGCGAGGGGAAAACCTTCTGGTGGTAAGATATTATGATATAAAAAGTACTGAAATTACTTGCACCAAAGCAATAAAAACAGTTACCGGTTCCTCTGTAATTGCAATAGATCATTCAGGGGACCTGATATTTCCAGGAAACACTGACCATGAGATCGTCCCTGGTGATGCAGTATATTCATTCGGAACACCGGATCAAATCAGTCGCTTTATAGGTTTTCTATAA
- a CDS encoding Coenzyme F420 hydrogenase/dehydrogenase, beta subunit C-terminal domain, translating to MATKGDLLYAWTTDSGLASKAECGGAVTALLRHALETKMVDAVVAVTKGYDIYDAIPVAVTDPKELDMTAGSLHCGTLLLATFIKNYLDGAKKMKLGVVVKGCDLMGLLEEAKRNDVDMKNIITIGVNCGGSVSPGVARKMIKAKYGVDPDTVHKEEIDKGQFIIEYEGGHKGISVDELEEEGFGRRSNCRRCLYKVPRQADLACGNWGVIGDKAGKATFVEVCSEKGADLLTKAVAAKKLDVEVANPKGIEIRGKVEGAMLKLGAKWRQHDFTALRDNLWDTINKETSRCVKCYSCIEKCPVCTATAFKGRDESLMVRRGKLPSDPMFHLRRFAHISDSCINCGQCEELCPMEIPLALFSHAIRVEADNAFEPKLGKPVYSN from the coding sequence ATGGCAACAAAAGGAGATCTCCTGTATGCATGGACCACAGACAGCGGACTTGCAAGCAAAGCTGAATGTGGAGGTGCAGTAACCGCCCTTTTACGGCATGCTCTGGAGACCAAAATGGTTGATGCCGTAGTGGCGGTGACAAAGGGATATGATATTTATGATGCTATCCCGGTTGCAGTTACTGATCCCAAAGAACTTGATATGACAGCTGGATCACTTCACTGCGGAACCCTGCTCCTGGCCACGTTCATCAAGAACTACCTGGACGGGGCAAAGAAGATGAAGCTCGGTGTTGTGGTGAAAGGATGCGACCTTATGGGCCTGCTTGAAGAAGCAAAACGCAATGATGTCGACATGAAGAACATCATCACCATCGGTGTCAATTGTGGTGGATCAGTCAGTCCAGGCGTAGCCCGGAAGATGATCAAGGCAAAATACGGCGTAGACCCGGACACTGTACACAAGGAAGAGATCGACAAGGGTCAGTTTATCATCGAGTATGAAGGCGGGCATAAAGGCATATCAGTCGATGAACTTGAAGAAGAAGGGTTTGGTAGACGCTCTAACTGTCGTCGGTGCCTGTATAAAGTTCCCCGTCAGGCCGATCTTGCCTGTGGTAACTGGGGAGTCATCGGCGACAAGGCAGGAAAGGCAACATTTGTTGAGGTCTGCAGTGAAAAAGGTGCAGATCTGCTTACCAAGGCAGTAGCTGCAAAGAAGCTCGATGTTGAAGTTGCAAACCCGAAAGGTATCGAGATCAGGGGTAAGGTTGAGGGAGCCATGCTCAAACTCGGAGCCAAATGGAGGCAACATGACTTCACAGCACTTAGAGACAACCTCTGGGACACCATCAACAAAGAGACTTCCCGGTGTGTGAAATGCTATTCCTGTATCGAGAAATGTCCGGTATGTACTGCAACGGCATTCAAAGGCAGGGACGAATCGTTGATGGTCCGAAGGGGTAAACTACCATCAGACCCGATGTTCCACCTCAGAAGATTTGCACATATTTCAGATAGTTGTATCAACTGCGGACAATGTGAAGAATTATGTCCCATGGAGATCCCGCTGGCCCTCTTCTCTCATGCAATTAGGGTTGAAGCTGACAATGCATTTGAACCAAAACTTGGAAAACCGGTTTATTCTAATTAA
- a CDS encoding putative quinol monooxygenase, giving the protein MLVVIAECRILPDHWQEFEEEMEIITELVKSESGCLRYDTTTSIEEPGLFYIIEEWESKEHFNAHLKTPHMVNHKNVAATWAAKPVRLSLYEVLTIQHIEI; this is encoded by the coding sequence ATGCTTGTTGTTATCGCAGAGTGTAGAATTCTTCCAGATCATTGGCAAGAATTTGAAGAAGAGATGGAAATAATTACAGAATTGGTTAAATCTGAATCAGGATGTCTGCGATACGATACGACAACAAGTATTGAGGAACCAGGTTTATTCTATATTATTGAAGAATGGGAAAGTAAAGAGCATTTTAATGCACATCTTAAAACCCCTCACATGGTTAATCATAAAAACGTAGCAGCAACTTGGGCCGCTAAACCTGTTCGATTATCCCTTTATGAAGTACTAACTATTCAACACATTGAGATCTGA
- a CDS encoding PAS domain S-box protein → MTGIEDPFKVLFIDDDPWLLNVAQLYLEKEGTLRITPITDVCKAMDMLSQSAFDAIVSDYHMPNMNGLGLLTWLKKNNNDTPFIIYTGKGREEVVIEALNKGADFYIQKSGNAKAEFTELASKIKYAVERRISKRELDEAITNLKRSQQIAHIGNWLLDFEKRKFSGSEEVLAIFGLPPNHKPTISEINNSIHPEDRELAQSSLKRLKKTGEPYNIDIRIFRNDTGELKYIQTQGHLLKSEKDGKNIVFGTILDITERKKTEEALSKTNSYLENLISIASVPIIILDPQGIITRINHSCSELIGLPPEQIVGISIMDLFPPGQSEADMASILNTSCSTGKAIKLDLLHVDGMIKTVLWNSATLYDSDGKTPVATIAQGQDITEQLRLERQRDVAEVQIQQNLAELAILNDGIRNPLMAISGYAELYENSDITKKILQQVEFIDDMISRVDRRWAESEKILNFLRKHSEVYPRPSEKTTCNSDWK, encoded by the coding sequence ATGACTGGAATTGAAGATCCCTTTAAGGTACTTTTTATTGATGATGATCCCTGGCTATTAAACGTCGCCCAGTTATATCTTGAAAAAGAAGGTACACTCAGGATCACACCAATTACTGATGTATGTAAAGCCATGGACATGCTTTCACAGAGTGCGTTTGATGCAATAGTATCAGATTACCATATGCCAAACATGAATGGACTGGGTCTTCTTACATGGCTGAAAAAAAATAATAATGATACCCCTTTTATAATTTATACCGGAAAAGGGCGTGAAGAGGTTGTCATAGAAGCTCTCAATAAAGGTGCAGATTTTTATATTCAGAAATCAGGAAACGCAAAAGCAGAATTTACTGAACTTGCCAGTAAAATAAAATATGCGGTCGAGAGAAGAATCTCTAAACGTGAACTTGATGAAGCAATAACTAACCTAAAACGAAGCCAACAGATAGCACATATTGGTAACTGGTTGTTAGATTTCGAGAAACGCAAATTTTCGGGATCTGAAGAGGTATTAGCAATATTTGGTCTTCCTCCTAATCATAAACCAACAATCTCTGAAATAAATAATTCAATTCATCCAGAAGACAGAGAATTGGCTCAGTCATCTCTGAAACGGCTGAAGAAAACCGGTGAACCTTACAACATTGATATACGAATATTCAGAAATGACACTGGCGAATTAAAGTATATCCAGACTCAAGGTCATCTGCTTAAATCTGAAAAAGATGGAAAAAATATTGTTTTCGGAACTATTCTTGATATTACTGAGAGGAAAAAAACAGAAGAAGCCTTGAGTAAAACAAATTCTTATCTGGAAAATCTTATTTCTATAGCTTCTGTTCCAATTATTATTCTAGATCCCCAAGGAATAATTACCAGAATCAACCATTCTTGTTCAGAATTAATTGGGTTACCTCCAGAACAGATCGTCGGGATATCGATAATGGATCTGTTTCCACCAGGCCAATCAGAAGCAGATATGGCATCAATTCTTAATACTTCATGTAGTACAGGAAAAGCAATAAAACTTGATCTCCTTCATGTAGACGGGATGATTAAGACTGTTCTTTGGAACTCTGCAACCCTTTATGATTCAGATGGTAAAACACCTGTTGCTACAATTGCCCAGGGACAGGATATTACTGAACAACTTCGCCTGGAACGGCAGCGAGATGTGGCAGAGGTTCAGATTCAACAAAACCTTGCCGAACTTGCAATACTAAATGATGGAATAAGAAATCCCCTAATGGCTATTTCCGGATACGCAGAACTGTATGAAAACTCAGATATCACAAAGAAAATTCTCCAACAGGTTGAATTTATCGATGATATGATATCCAGAGTAGATCGGAGATGGGCAGAATCAGAAAAAATTTTGAACTTTCTGCGTAAGCATTCTGAAGTATATCCAAGACCTTCAGAAAAGACGACATGTAATTCAGATTGGAAATAA
- a CDS encoding tetratricopeptide repeat protein, translating to MPDKEELPFRSGMSAFKDKQYDEAAAHFSKAIQDHAVMHKSFNALGVTYSKIGKIKEAKACFLKAYALDPTNETYRRNLKKICEKIPEKNKPAIVPHKPRKSLKRTNVLIMLSVTLIISILILVLGFQFMSEVQPHMGTMLSGTLEQGLLVPWMQSEEPEIHILPVVTVQVEDKRIEFLFNKDQDLSSVDRIETVITTPKGKDDSQVTFPPVTNPQNNVYYAIDDPFAGKEKHLIMTMYYQDGTYGVIADMKLPPR from the coding sequence ATGCCTGATAAGGAGGAACTGCCATTCAGATCAGGAATGTCAGCCTTCAAAGACAAGCAGTATGATGAAGCAGCTGCTCATTTTTCAAAAGCGATTCAGGATCATGCTGTAATGCATAAATCCTTCAATGCACTAGGAGTTACATATTCTAAAATTGGAAAAATAAAAGAGGCTAAAGCATGTTTTTTAAAGGCTTATGCTCTTGATCCTACCAATGAAACATATAGACGTAATCTGAAAAAAATTTGCGAAAAGATTCCGGAAAAAAATAAACCAGCGATAGTTCCACATAAGCCCAGAAAATCACTTAAGAGAACAAATGTCCTCATTATGCTCAGTGTTACGCTGATTATTTCCATTCTGATTCTGGTTCTTGGTTTTCAGTTTATGTCAGAAGTTCAACCACATATGGGGACAATGTTGAGTGGAACTCTGGAACAAGGACTACTGGTTCCATGGATGCAATCTGAGGAGCCGGAAATACACATTCTGCCTGTTGTTACTGTACAAGTTGAAGACAAACGAATTGAATTCTTATTTAATAAAGATCAGGATCTTTCTTCAGTTGATAGGATTGAAACTGTGATTACAACACCAAAAGGAAAAGATGATTCTCAAGTTACGTTTCCTCCGGTCACAAATCCGCAAAACAATGTATATTATGCTATAGACGATCCCTTTGCGGGGAAAGAAAAACACCTGATAATGACCATGTATTATCAGGATGGGACATATGGAGTTATTGCCGATATGAAGTTACCTCCCAGGTGA
- a CDS encoding ferritin-like domain-containing protein: protein MRTEEFKQILLKAIDREVDSYALYTALSEKVKDSVLKSTFRELAQEETYHRKTLQEYLSGTKKELRFDEVKDYKLSNLIESPSPSSDMKPLDGLKLAIKKEEEAMEMYEKLADASADQDQKKIFVELAKMERGHKARLEDIYTNSAFVEAW, encoded by the coding sequence ATGAGAACTGAAGAATTTAAACAAATTTTACTCAAGGCGATTGACCGTGAAGTCGACTCGTATGCACTATACACAGCTCTATCAGAAAAAGTAAAAGATAGTGTACTTAAGAGTACATTTAGAGAATTAGCACAAGAAGAGACATATCATCGTAAGACACTCCAGGAGTATCTTTCAGGTACAAAGAAGGAATTAAGATTTGATGAAGTAAAGGATTACAAATTATCTAATCTCATCGAAAGCCCTTCTCCTTCTTCTGATATGAAACCTCTTGACGGGCTCAAACTCGCTATTAAGAAAGAAGAGGAAGCAATGGAGATGTACGAAAAACTTGCCGATGCAAGTGCAGACCAAGACCAAAAGAAAATTTTTGTTGAGTTAGCAAAGATGGAACGAGGTCATAAGGCACGCCTTGAAGATATTTATACTAACTCAGCATTTGTGGAAGCCTGGTAA
- a CDS encoding KUP/HAK/KT family potassium transporter has translation MEPLPSAASIKKATGLVFGDIGTSPIYTLAVLFLFIEPTRANIMGTISLIFWTLTVMVTVQYTILAMKLSQTGEGGTLVLKGILLPLIKHPRGASIFTLLAILGISLMIGECVITPAISILSAVEGIRQIPGMESIAQEWLILLAIFIACWLFFFQRRGTEGVSKTFGPIMIIWFISLFLTGLFSIILSPEIITAINPVYAAKFFLHNGVHGFFAMSLIVLCATGAEALFADMGHLGREPIQYAWALVFISVLASYLGQAAFLLRHANVANPLFQMVFTEVEILYIPFLILMIAATVIASQAVISGIFSIIYQAITTHLLPMLHIDYTSDELRTQIYINTVNWLLCIAVILVLLMFQYSDRLANAYGLAVTGTMSITGTFMISIFLARRQYLHAMVAVLVTTLDVTYFMSTFSKVTHGGYLSLIIASIPFSLILIYTHGQRKLYQAMHPMTQDQFLRRYTRAYFSGRHLKGTAIFFARSIENVPTYISRTMFNNEIIYHNNVLVSIDITEKPYGLEYSVSKEIAPGLATLSIRYGYMQVIDLMFIIRKAGIEEKTIFYGMEEIVTRNIIWQIFYIIKRLCPSFVQYYRLPPHKVHGVVTRVEM, from the coding sequence ATGGAGCCTCTCCCCTCGGCAGCGTCTATCAAAAAAGCTACAGGACTTGTTTTTGGTGATATCGGTACAAGTCCCATCTATACACTTGCTGTTCTCTTCCTTTTTATAGAACCAACCCGTGCCAATATTATGGGCACTATCTCGCTCATTTTCTGGACTCTGACAGTAATGGTTACTGTGCAATATACTATTCTTGCTATGAAACTTTCTCAGACCGGAGAAGGAGGAACTCTTGTTCTGAAAGGAATTCTGCTCCCACTCATCAAACATCCACGAGGGGCTTCAATTTTCACTCTTCTTGCCATTCTTGGTATCTCACTCATGATAGGAGAATGTGTAATAACTCCTGCCATCAGTATTTTGTCAGCAGTTGAAGGAATCAGGCAGATCCCGGGAATGGAGAGTATCGCTCAGGAGTGGCTTATTCTTCTGGCGATATTTATTGCATGCTGGCTCTTTTTTTTCCAGAGAAGAGGAACGGAGGGAGTTTCAAAAACGTTTGGCCCAATTATGATAATCTGGTTTATATCCCTTTTTCTTACTGGCCTCTTCTCAATAATATTAAGTCCTGAGATCATAACGGCTATTAATCCTGTTTATGCAGCTAAATTTTTCCTGCATAACGGTGTTCACGGTTTTTTTGCCATGTCTCTTATAGTTCTTTGTGCAACAGGTGCTGAAGCACTTTTTGCTGACATGGGCCACCTTGGCAGAGAGCCGATACAATATGCCTGGGCCCTCGTTTTCATATCTGTTCTTGCATCTTACCTTGGTCAGGCAGCATTTCTCCTGAGACATGCTAATGTTGCGAATCCTCTCTTTCAAATGGTTTTCACTGAAGTTGAAATATTGTATATTCCCTTTTTGATCCTTATGATAGCAGCAACAGTGATAGCTTCACAGGCCGTTATCAGTGGTATTTTCTCAATTATCTATCAGGCTATCACAACCCATCTTCTTCCGATGCTCCATATTGATTACACATCAGACGAACTCAGAACTCAAATCTACATCAATACCGTGAACTGGCTCTTATGCATCGCGGTGATTCTTGTGCTTTTAATGTTTCAGTACTCTGACAGACTTGCAAATGCCTATGGTCTGGCAGTAACCGGGACGATGTCAATTACCGGGACTTTTATGATCTCTATATTCCTTGCAAGGAGGCAGTACCTTCACGCAATGGTTGCTGTACTGGTTACAACTCTTGATGTAACGTATTTCATGTCAACATTCAGCAAAGTAACTCACGGTGGATATCTATCATTGATTATTGCTTCAATTCCGTTCTCTCTTATTTTAATCTACACTCACGGGCAACGTAAATTATACCAGGCAATGCATCCGATGACTCAGGATCAGTTTTTACGAAGGTATACCCGTGCATACTTTAGTGGAAGACATCTGAAAGGAACTGCCATCTTCTTTGCACGATCAATAGAGAATGTTCCCACCTACATATCCCGGACCATGTTCAACAATGAGATTATTTATCATAACAATGTTCTTGTATCAATAGATATCACTGAAAAACCATATGGGCTCGAATATAGTGTGAGTAAAGAGATTGCACCAGGTCTTGCGACCCTCTCAATCAGGTATGGATACATGCAGGTCATAGACCTGATGTTTATTATTCGAAAAGCCGGTATTGAGGAAAAAACGATCTTTTATGGAATGGAAGAGATCGTGACCCGGAATATTATCTGGCAGATCTTTTACATTATCAAACGTCTTTGTCCATCATTTGTACAATATTACCGTCTTCCTCCCCACAAGGTTCATGGTGTTGTAACAAGAGTAGAAATGTAA
- a CDS encoding KUP/HAK/KT family potassium transporter, protein MEQIPPLSSIIKATGLVFGDIGTSPIYTLSVLFALVPPNEEDIMGLISFIFWTLTILVSLQYAVLAMRLSHNGEGGTIVLKELLTPMLKHPVSLAIVTLLATIGISLMIGDCVITPAITILSAVEGIPLLPIMKNINQSLLIGIAILITVILFWAQQRGTEKIASAFGPAMTIWFLMLFGTGLYSLVQSPQILLSLSPSFAFRFFADNPIGAFLSLSLVILCATGGEALFADMGHLGRDPIRYAWILVFIAIFVSYLGQGAYLLRTGNVENPLFEMVYSEASFLYIPFLLVMIMASVIASQAVISGIFSITFQAISTHLLPMLHIDYTSSQVRTQIYIDVVNWMLCGSVILMLLIFQYSERLAEAYGIAVTGTMLITGILMSAIFWHKKQSSFFLLSVFVTLVDLAFFISMMTKIPSGGFWSLIIAAVPFSVIIIYTTGQKALYRRMRPMDWSSFITKYSKAYKGASHITGTAIFFARSFDQIPPYISRTIFTSGILYEKNIIVTMNITEKPFGQTSSFKEDLEPGLSILTISRGYLEVIDMMKIIHLAGIEERTIFYGMEEIVSRKILYKVFYLIKRICPSFVQYYKLPAQKVHGVITRVEL, encoded by the coding sequence ATGGAGCAAATTCCTCCGCTATCATCTATAATAAAAGCTACAGGACTTGTGTTCGGAGATATTGGGACAAGTCCTATTTACACACTTTCAGTTCTCTTTGCTTTGGTTCCTCCTAATGAGGAGGACATCATGGGACTAATTTCATTCATTTTCTGGACACTAACCATCCTTGTCTCACTTCAATATGCAGTTCTCGCAATGCGACTATCTCATAATGGTGAGGGAGGGACTATAGTGCTTAAAGAACTCCTAACGCCGATGTTGAAACATCCAGTAAGTCTTGCAATAGTAACCCTACTCGCTACCATTGGAATCTCTCTGATGATAGGTGATTGCGTAATCACACCCGCAATTACCATACTTTCAGCTGTAGAGGGAATCCCTCTGCTTCCGATTATGAAGAATATCAATCAAAGTTTGTTAATAGGAATTGCAATTCTCATTACTGTCATTTTATTCTGGGCTCAGCAGCGTGGAACTGAAAAGATAGCATCTGCATTTGGGCCTGCTATGACTATCTGGTTCCTGATGCTGTTTGGAACCGGGCTATATTCTCTCGTACAAAGTCCACAAATTCTTTTATCTCTCTCTCCATCATTTGCATTCAGGTTTTTTGCAGATAATCCCATAGGTGCTTTTCTTTCATTATCTCTTGTGATCCTCTGTGCAACAGGAGGAGAAGCCCTGTTTGCTGATATGGGTCATCTTGGAAGAGATCCAATTCGGTATGCCTGGATATTAGTATTCATTGCAATATTTGTCTCATATCTGGGCCAAGGAGCATATCTTCTCAGAACCGGAAATGTAGAAAATCCCCTTTTTGAAATGGTGTATTCAGAAGCATCATTCCTGTACATTCCATTTCTTCTTGTCATGATTATGGCGAGTGTGATAGCTTCACAGGCAGTTATCAGCGGGATATTCTCAATTACATTTCAGGCGATTTCCACCCATCTGCTCCCTATGTTACATATAGATTATACTTCATCGCAGGTCAGAACCCAGATTTATATTGATGTGGTAAACTGGATGCTTTGTGGATCTGTTATACTGATGCTTCTAATCTTCCAGTACTCTGAAAGACTTGCTGAAGCCTACGGTATTGCAGTAACAGGGACCATGTTGATAACCGGAATATTAATGAGTGCAATATTCTGGCACAAAAAGCAATCATCTTTTTTTCTTCTATCTGTCTTTGTTACACTTGTTGACCTGGCTTTCTTCATCTCTATGATGACCAAGATTCCTTCCGGAGGGTTTTGGTCGTTGATTATTGCTGCAGTTCCCTTTTCGGTTATCATCATCTACACCACCGGGCAGAAGGCCCTGTATCGGAGAATGCGCCCGATGGATTGGTCATCATTTATAACCAAATATTCAAAAGCCTACAAAGGAGCATCCCATATAACCGGTACTGCAATTTTTTTTGCCAGATCATTTGACCAGATTCCCCCATATATATCCAGAACCATTTTCACAAGCGGAATCCTGTATGAAAAAAACATAATTGTAACCATGAATATTACCGAAAAACCATTTGGACAGACATCATCTTTTAAAGAAGATCTGGAGCCCGGCCTTTCGATTCTAACTATTTCGCGAGGCTATCTGGAAGTAATCGATATGATGAAGATAATTCATCTTGCAGGTATCGAAGAACGAACGATATTCTATGGAATGGAAGAGATTGTAAGTAGGAAAATTTTATACAAAGTCTTTTATCTTATCAAGCGGATTTGTCCATCGTTTGTTCAATATTACAAGCTGCCAGCCCAAAAGGTACATGGTGTAATTACCAGGGTAGAATTATAA